A genomic stretch from Candidatus Schekmanbacteria bacterium includes:
- a CDS encoding PKD domain-containing protein: MRCLKNIYLTLAILLIQTCLSHAGVQTSQPGELSLHFKAPEFKIKSSDNSGTNYKKPVFKGCTETSIPGEPAIPFEIHTYDINEYNEASLKITSVSTDVIKDISIPPSDSLEIRNGKTFSVPSPKKREIYSGKGLFPSSPVDYEVVTKRGKNYLIIKFYPLQYNPSLSEAVINKSVKVEVRFFIKNRQSANKTSSSASGNANLKIEIKDEGIYRITYSDILAAGIDPSAINPANMRLMNNGVETAIIVNGEGDGIFDDGDEILFYAAPYRDIFTEKNAYFVEFSDSPGKRIEAINYEPVSGGLDEPFYYSELRFEKNNVYEMLFPFGEEKDHWFWGRIYAPKNQSLGTITIPNPYTGASQPDTEMRFYLQGRTSTEVDPDHHTQIFVNDTLANDSTWDGDIPYVQEAIISTTLLSATDFNNSVSVNTVGDTGSLVDSIALDYFTVKYPREFVALEGMLKFDIKSESTAVKKIAVSDFRYGNILLLEVTDPENPVSITHAESGSEGNYNLEFEKEISGTLSFISADSDAVKSPLSVVKYEQMGDLSSVETEADYVVIAPKEFEEAITPLIDDREAGGLKSKFVDVEEIYNQFSYGRFTPVAIKDFLKTAYQSWKLKPEYVLIVGDANIDYKDYFNTGKKNDVPTYPANTPFGEAVTDNWFVCVDGDDPVPDINIGRIPASSVGEVQSVVNKIKAYEANTDHSWWKKVVFVADDSQEFESHSDDYAEQFNSEGYTVYKIYQSAFESAGGATDSIINKLNNGAVIANYTGHGALDIWGGGDILFNNDDVDSLAANDKLSLILTLDCLNGFFALVPPPHSSTLLSLSEKFLLTDGKGAVSTFSPSGLGYSSDHKVVAQSFFSEFLDNNITRIGKLADDSRFDAYQNGIPDYLINTFVLLGDPALKLKTEKASNQPPVAGITITSGEQIIYDGSTMNLYVGVSEATVPVSFSASRSYDSDGSIVKYYWYVNGDKISEENDYAGDFGIGVYTITLEVEDNSKESVVTNAYFNIALNETSDILPTAGITASTDEQTVYEGGELNITVPAGEEEVVTFTASRSFDTDGTIITYIWKVDDIQISEEEVVTHSFGAGSYNATLEVVDNDDQSSTAGVTIIVSELVDKTVSITSVDKSVLYYDKNVFVGGNNFGSTGGKILLIRKDQTMEADIIKWENSAITFKVPWGLKYNKYEITAENSGGIRSEGNPLLPFKKQKPAISRLSKRNVQAGGKIIIYGNHFGPSGGKLFINGSKISSSAWSDKSITFKVPKKISGESVVQVKTMYGKSNKKKLKID; this comes from the coding sequence ATGCGATGCTTAAAAAATATTTATTTGACTCTTGCCATATTATTAATTCAAACCTGTCTGTCTCATGCAGGAGTTCAAACATCACAACCCGGTGAATTGTCTCTTCATTTTAAAGCACCAGAATTCAAGATTAAGAGTTCAGACAACTCAGGCACAAACTATAAAAAACCGGTATTTAAAGGATGTACGGAAACCAGTATTCCCGGAGAACCTGCTATACCATTCGAAATCCATACATACGATATAAATGAATACAATGAGGCAAGTCTTAAAATAACAAGTGTAAGCACAGATGTTATAAAAGATATAAGTATCCCTCCGTCAGACTCTCTTGAAATCCGGAATGGAAAAACTTTTTCCGTGCCATCACCGAAAAAGAGGGAAATTTATAGTGGTAAAGGCCTATTCCCTTCTTCCCCTGTAGATTACGAAGTGGTGACAAAGCGCGGCAAAAACTATCTCATTATAAAATTCTATCCGCTCCAGTATAATCCTTCCTTATCTGAAGCAGTGATCAACAAATCTGTAAAAGTGGAAGTAAGGTTTTTTATAAAAAACAGACAGTCTGCAAATAAAACCAGTTCGTCTGCCAGCGGGAATGCAAACCTTAAGATAGAGATAAAAGATGAAGGGATTTACAGAATAACTTATTCGGATATTTTAGCCGCCGGGATTGACCCTTCTGCTATTAATCCTGCAAATATGAGGCTTATGAATAATGGTGTTGAGACGGCGATTATAGTTAACGGAGAAGGTGATGGAATATTTGATGATGGAGATGAAATACTTTTTTATGCCGCACCTTACAGAGATATATTTACAGAAAAAAACGCGTACTTCGTTGAGTTTTCAGACTCACCCGGAAAAAGGATTGAGGCTATAAATTATGAACCCGTTTCCGGAGGGTTAGATGAACCATTTTATTATAGTGAATTGAGATTTGAGAAGAACAATGTATACGAAATGCTTTTCCCTTTCGGAGAGGAAAAGGACCACTGGTTCTGGGGAAGAATTTATGCTCCGAAAAACCAGTCTTTAGGGACTATTACTATTCCCAATCCGTATACGGGTGCCAGTCAGCCTGACACTGAAATGAGGTTTTATCTTCAGGGAAGAACTTCGACTGAAGTGGATCCCGATCATCATACACAGATATTTGTCAATGACACGCTGGCTAACGATTCCACATGGGATGGTGATATCCCTTATGTACAGGAAGCTATTATCTCTACAACATTGCTTTCAGCGACGGACTTTAACAATTCAGTTTCTGTAAATACCGTGGGAGATACCGGTTCTCTGGTTGACAGTATAGCTCTGGACTATTTTACAGTAAAATATCCAAGGGAATTCGTGGCGTTGGAAGGAATGTTGAAGTTTGATATAAAATCTGAAAGTACGGCTGTAAAAAAAATCGCTGTTTCTGATTTCCGGTATGGGAATATCCTTTTACTTGAGGTTACCGACCCTGAGAACCCTGTCAGTATAACTCATGCAGAGTCAGGGAGTGAAGGAAATTACAACCTCGAATTTGAAAAGGAGATTTCAGGTACTCTGTCATTTATATCTGCAGATTCAGATGCGGTTAAATCTCCATTAAGTGTTGTAAAATATGAACAGATGGGGGACCTTTCTTCGGTTGAAACAGAGGCTGACTATGTAGTCATAGCCCCCAAGGAGTTTGAGGAAGCGATAACACCGCTTATCGATGATAGAGAGGCAGGGGGGCTTAAAAGCAAATTTGTCGATGTTGAAGAGATATATAATCAGTTCAGCTACGGCCGTTTTACTCCGGTGGCAATCAAGGATTTCCTGAAGACGGCTTATCAGAGCTGGAAGCTTAAGCCTGAGTATGTCCTTATCGTTGGTGATGCAAATATTGATTACAAGGACTATTTCAATACGGGGAAGAAGAACGATGTACCAACATATCCGGCAAATACCCCCTTTGGCGAGGCTGTAACTGACAACTGGTTTGTCTGCGTAGATGGCGATGATCCTGTCCCTGATATAAACATAGGAAGAATCCCGGCATCTTCCGTTGGTGAGGTCCAGTCGGTAGTTAATAAGATTAAAGCTTATGAGGCAAACACTGACCATTCGTGGTGGAAAAAAGTTGTTTTTGTAGCTGATGATTCACAGGAATTTGAAAGCCATTCAGATGACTACGCAGAACAGTTTAACAGTGAAGGGTACACAGTATATAAAATTTATCAGTCTGCCTTTGAAAGTGCGGGCGGGGCAACAGACAGCATTATAAATAAGCTTAATAATGGTGCGGTTATAGCTAATTATACGGGGCATGGTGCTCTTGATATATGGGGAGGAGGGGATATCCTGTTTAATAATGATGATGTTGATTCTCTTGCTGCTAATGATAAATTATCCCTCATTCTGACATTGGACTGCCTTAACGGTTTTTTTGCACTGGTACCTCCTCCGCATTCTTCTACTTTGCTTTCTCTTTCTGAGAAGTTCCTGCTCACAGATGGGAAGGGAGCAGTATCAACTTTCAGTCCTTCAGGACTTGGGTACTCGTCAGATCACAAGGTTGTTGCCCAAAGTTTTTTTTCAGAGTTTCTTGATAACAATATAACAAGGATTGGGAAACTTGCAGACGACTCCAGATTTGATGCGTATCAGAATGGGATCCCTGATTACCTTATAAATACATTTGTCCTGCTCGGTGATCCGGCACTTAAACTTAAAACAGAGAAGGCCTCAAATCAGCCTCCTGTTGCAGGCATAACAATCACATCAGGAGAGCAGATAATCTATGATGGCTCGACTATGAACCTTTATGTGGGTGTTAGCGAAGCGACCGTTCCCGTAAGCTTCTCTGCGTCGAGAAGCTACGACTCTGATGGAAGCATAGTAAAATATTATTGGTACGTAAATGGTGATAAGATCAGCGAAGAGAATGATTATGCCGGTGATTTCGGAATTGGTGTTTATACGATAACACTTGAAGTTGAGGACAACAGCAAAGAAAGCGTAGTAACAAATGCCTATTTCAATATAGCCCTGAATGAGACTTCGGATATTCTGCCTACTGCTGGAATTACAGCGAGCACGGATGAACAGACTGTTTATGAAGGGGGAGAATTGAACATTACGGTTCCTGCCGGGGAGGAAGAGGTGGTAACGTTTACTGCCTCAAGAAGCTTTGATACGGACGGGACAATAATAACATATATCTGGAAAGTAGATGATATTCAAATCAGCGAAGAAGAGGTTGTTACCCATTCTTTCGGAGCGGGAAGCTACAATGCAACACTTGAGGTTGTTGATAATGATGACCAGAGCAGCACAGCGGGAGTTACTATCATTGTTTCAGAACTTGTTGACAAAACTGTCAGCATAACCAGTGTTGATAAGAGCGTGTTATATTATGACAAAAATGTCTTTGTTGGAGGAAATAATTTCGGAAGTACAGGAGGGAAAATTCTTCTTATCAGAAAAGACCAGACTATGGAGGCTGATATAATAAAATGGGAAAATAGCGCAATAACATTCAAAGTCCCATGGGGCCTGAAATATAATAAGTATGAGATTACTGCGGAAAATAGCGGCGGTATAAGGTCTGAAGGGAATCCGCTGCTTCCTTTTAAGAAACAAAAGCCGGCAATATCGAGACTTTCAAAGAGGAATGTCCAGGCAGGAGGCAAGATAATTATTTATGGAAATCATTTCGGCCCATCCGGGGGAAAATTATTTATAAATGGTTCAAAGATCAGTTCTTCTGCATGGTCAGACAAGTCAATTACATTTAAAGTACCGAAAAAAATTTCCGGCGAATCGGTAGTGCAGGTGAAAACAATGTATGGGAAGAGCAATAAGAAGAAATTAAAAATAGATTAA
- a CDS encoding S24/S26 family peptidase, translated as MKDKIISAYQQIGKELQIRVEGTSMTPLIQNKSIVFADISAKMFPVSGEICLFKNSEGYVVHRAIRIFGRRDGSGEIIEKGDASLNFTLRESCDLVGIVTSVSNQGCNIRFDNPLNRYLNRTYGLYWKIVYMLNKIIINITDGEQNRLQRFIINVFTRTVMAVFRTMTLLTIKESN; from the coding sequence ATGAAAGATAAGATTATCTCCGCCTATCAACAAATTGGCAAAGAGTTACAGATAAGGGTGGAAGGTACGAGTATGACACCTTTAATTCAGAATAAATCAATCGTCTTTGCAGATATATCGGCGAAGATGTTTCCGGTTTCAGGTGAAATATGTCTTTTCAAGAATTCCGAAGGATATGTTGTCCATAGGGCCATCAGGATATTTGGAAGAAGAGATGGATCTGGGGAGATTATTGAAAAAGGGGATGCAAGCCTTAATTTTACATTGAGGGAGTCATGCGATCTGGTTGGGATTGTAACTTCAGTGAGCAATCAGGGATGCAATATCAGATTTGACAATCCTTTAAATAGATATTTAAACAGAACGTATGGATTGTACTGGAAAATTGTATATATGCTTAACAAGATAATTATCAACATTACAGATGGAGAACAAAACAGACTGCAGCGCTTTATAATAAATGTATTTACGCGGACTGTCATGGCAGTTTTCAGGACGATGACATTGCTTACCATAAAAGAAAGTAATTAA
- a CDS encoding VanZ family protein, producing MKDKIRKATFYSFWQLAGFSLIIFITIPYFPVLWKSLTASQQHLAVNFLYSGAGGTGLYLIYCIFRLGEQKYLRLLMLAFLSYFYALMFTSLSQFPAEKFHLIEYGILTFLAYRYFEIKSNTQNTQMAFLKSLSLVSCISIGDEFAQWISPNRVGTIEDIIVNIKSSLLALAGIALIMPVNKLRKRPARKDIVELTYYFVVLILFITAFITLVHEFGYEIRDRNYYFYSSFPSEKLQELAVYVKDNKKDFSNLDILKALRGEKSDNMNGGQKQLYKFVREASFHIYERDNAVEKKRYDKAINESAIIDKYYYPVYAVVKSRLRMEKPMPISGASDSEIYKSPVKSDLIYQITKKHFYVGSACLIVFLFMANVYLRRQL from the coding sequence GTGAAAGATAAAATAAGAAAAGCGACTTTTTATAGTTTTTGGCAGCTTGCAGGTTTTTCCCTTATAATCTTTATAACCATTCCCTACTTTCCTGTTTTATGGAAATCTCTTACAGCTTCACAGCAGCACCTAGCCGTTAATTTTCTTTATTCCGGCGCCGGTGGAACGGGCTTATACTTGATTTATTGCATATTTAGGCTAGGTGAACAAAAATATCTGCGTCTCTTAATGCTCGCATTTCTTTCATATTTTTATGCACTGATGTTTACATCATTAAGCCAGTTTCCAGCTGAAAAATTTCACCTTATCGAATATGGGATACTCACGTTTCTTGCATACCGTTATTTTGAAATCAAATCTAATACCCAGAATACCCAGATGGCATTCTTAAAAAGCCTTTCTCTCGTATCATGTATAAGTATAGGGGACGAATTTGCACAATGGATCAGTCCGAACAGAGTCGGCACAATAGAGGATATAATAGTAAACATAAAAAGCTCCCTGCTGGCACTTGCAGGAATAGCCTTGATTATGCCTGTTAATAAACTCAGGAAAAGGCCTGCCAGAAAAGACATTGTAGAGCTTACATATTATTTTGTAGTTCTTATATTATTCATAACTGCTTTTATTACGCTAGTTCACGAGTTTGGGTATGAGATCAGAGACAGGAATTATTATTTTTACTCTTCTTTCCCATCTGAGAAGCTCCAGGAACTTGCCGTGTATGTTAAGGATAACAAAAAGGATTTCAGCAACCTGGATATCCTTAAAGCTTTAAGAGGGGAGAAATCTGATAATATGAATGGGGGACAAAAGCAACTTTATAAGTTTGTCAGGGAAGCTTCATTCCATATTTATGAAAGGGATAACGCAGTAGAAAAAAAGAGATATGATAAAGCGATAAATGAAAGCGCAATAATTGACAAATATTATTATCCTGTCTATGCAGTTGTGAAATCAAGATTAAGAATGGAAAAGCCCATGCCGATTTCGGGAGCCTCGGACAGTGAAATTTATAAAAGCCCTGTCAAGAGCGATTTAATCTACCAGATTACAAAAAAGCATTTTTATGTTGGTTCAGCTTGCTTGATTGTTTTTTTATTCATGGCAAATGTCTATCTCAGAAGGCAGCTTTAA
- a CDS encoding glycosyltransferase: MRKKLRISVVGINGIPARHGGFETCVDNVATRHSSAGLQVTVYCRSRNVSLSDKYYCGIKLIKLQSIGHKSLETISHTFLSLLHMLFQRKDIIHVYGVGNSIFIPFLKILGQKVVTSVDSLDWEREKWGKFAKWFLFNSAKIAVTFSDAVIVDSKSVQEYYKRVFKTETVYIPYGADMGRNADEGVLKKYGLTKDNYILFVGRLIPEKGVHRLIDSYVKLDTKKELVIIGGDWFTTEYIETLKQKAAGSNVRFLGFVYGDECRAVYSGAYLYVQPSEVDGTSPALLTAMGTGNCVVVNSIKENLETVGESGLNYECNSADSLRERLQYLLDNKLIVDEYRQKALDRIQTMYSWDRVADSIAALYEDVLSGKKPRIDIYENPTSINSHR, translated from the coding sequence TTGAGAAAAAAACTTCGCATATCAGTAGTGGGGATCAATGGGATACCGGCAAGGCACGGCGGATTTGAAACATGTGTGGATAATGTGGCTACAAGACACTCATCTGCCGGGCTTCAGGTTACAGTCTACTGCAGAAGCAGGAATGTGTCATTAAGCGATAAATACTATTGCGGGATCAAACTGATTAAGCTTCAATCAATCGGACACAAAAGCCTTGAGACTATCAGCCATACTTTTTTATCTCTGCTCCATATGCTTTTTCAGAGAAAGGACATTATCCACGTCTATGGCGTCGGTAATTCAATTTTTATTCCTTTCCTGAAGATACTTGGACAGAAGGTAGTGACGTCAGTTGATTCCCTTGACTGGGAAAGGGAGAAGTGGGGGAAGTTTGCTAAATGGTTTCTCTTTAACTCAGCAAAAATAGCTGTAACATTCTCTGACGCTGTCATAGTCGATTCAAAGTCTGTGCAGGAATATTATAAGAGGGTTTTCAAGACAGAAACAGTATATATACCATACGGGGCGGATATGGGAAGAAATGCTGATGAAGGTGTGTTGAAAAAATACGGACTGACAAAGGACAATTACATACTGTTTGTCGGCAGGCTTATTCCTGAAAAAGGGGTACACAGGCTTATTGACTCCTATGTAAAATTGGATACTAAAAAGGAACTCGTCATAATCGGGGGAGACTGGTTTACGACTGAATACATCGAAACGCTTAAACAGAAAGCTGCGGGGAGTAATGTCAGGTTTCTTGGGTTTGTCTATGGCGATGAGTGCAGGGCTGTATATTCCGGAGCATATCTCTATGTGCAGCCCTCTGAGGTGGATGGTACTTCTCCTGCACTTCTCACGGCTATGGGAACAGGGAACTGCGTTGTTGTAAACTCAATAAAGGAAAATCTTGAAACTGTTGGAGAGTCCGGCCTTAATTATGAGTGTAACAGCGCAGATTCACTTAGAGAGAGGCTTCAATATTTACTGGATAATAAACTAATTGTGGATGAATATAGGCAAAAGGCTCTGGATAGAATCCAAACAATGTATAGCTGGGACAGGGTGGCTGATTCAATTGCGGCTCTCTATGAAGATGTACTTTCCGGCAAAAAGCCGAGAATTGATATTTATGAAAACCCCACGAGCATTAATTCTCATCGATAG
- a CDS encoding radical SAM protein, which produces MQLKNRLLRKATLIATGNKKIRNLIERSQISMDFPAHLFIEPTNICNLKCRMCPQAEPSDVKRGLMDFPIFKKVIDESVTHGRRMSIFFHKDGEPLIHPQLFDMISYATEKKASYRTHLSTNAQILDEEKSEKLVLSGIDSVIINIDASKEDTYRLIKGKNGLSEVEKNVKYLIKQRNKSGKAKPMIRVKIISVEENRDEIPDFRRKWKSVADEVVVSSEFLWPGGKTDTADGTTSSIDRYPCISLWLSMVINWDGSVSACCIDYYHKELIGDIKKTTLEKIWRGAPLQKLRRGHLLGQYEKTGICFKCRGLWVRDTLGIDSEKWLITKMKAGGLWDE; this is translated from the coding sequence TTGCAGCTGAAAAACAGATTACTCAGGAAGGCAACCTTAATTGCCACAGGAAATAAAAAAATAAGAAATTTAATTGAACGTTCACAGATTTCCATGGATTTCCCTGCTCATCTTTTTATTGAACCCACAAACATCTGCAATCTGAAATGCAGGATGTGTCCGCAGGCAGAACCTTCTGACGTCAAAAGGGGATTAATGGATTTTCCTATTTTTAAAAAAGTCATTGATGAAAGCGTGACTCATGGAAGGAGGATGTCAATTTTTTTTCATAAGGACGGTGAACCTCTGATACATCCTCAATTGTTCGATATGATAAGCTATGCAACTGAAAAGAAAGCTTCCTATAGGACACATCTCAGCACTAATGCGCAGATACTTGATGAAGAGAAATCAGAGAAACTTGTCCTTTCAGGAATTGACAGTGTAATTATAAACATAGATGCCAGCAAAGAGGATACCTACAGGCTTATAAAAGGGAAGAACGGGCTTTCTGAGGTTGAAAAAAATGTTAAATACCTTATAAAACAGAGGAACAAATCCGGTAAAGCCAAGCCGATGATCAGGGTTAAAATAATATCTGTTGAGGAAAACAGAGATGAAATACCGGATTTCAGAAGAAAATGGAAAAGTGTAGCTGACGAAGTTGTCGTAAGCAGTGAATTTCTGTGGCCTGGAGGAAAAACAGATACAGCAGATGGGACTACTAGTTCTATTGACAGGTACCCATGTATAAGTTTATGGCTTTCAATGGTAATAAATTGGGATGGAAGTGTTTCCGCCTGCTGTATTGACTATTACCATAAGGAGTTAATCGGAGACATTAAAAAAACTACCCTTGAAAAGATATGGAGGGGGGCGCCACTGCAAAAACTCAGGAGAGGACATCTTCTTGGGCAATATGAAAAAACAGGAATATGCTTTAAATGCAGGGGGCTGTGGGTAAGGGATACATTAGGAATTGATTCGGAAAAGTGGCTAATAACAAAAATGAAGGCAGGAGGTCTGTGGGATGAATAA
- a CDS encoding alkaline phosphatase family protein produces MNNSVKNYRIELKNFVKKLFLLGFIDGIVVLVGTILINDLISNALDGLVLSFYLMIPCMVAVVAVGSVIFTVAYFIASRFKHSIINDGVLDRYTFIIFFSVFIFQFFINRFVSTYMFYYIYPFVDSYTKMAMLMWGSVLIMVAGAFLIGWLTAKIYLYSYDRVSRLKKPLFIAAVMLIIYVSSWLFPVIYNKSKLVMNLASKQTVKAGNYAEGNKVFLIGVDGATWDIIDPMIKRGELKNFKQLIDNGVRGDMKTFIPTESPILWTSIATGKKPEKHGIQSFILVSFDGVSQPIQNFLQRGMFDRLKFMAFTGLSFEFPITTYYRRTNAIWNILSKYGKKVIVVNWFPSYPVEQVNGSMVSDKLLRAIKYERGPNPSEYAKYLVYPSTLCKEIDANMKNYDTPKFYKKKNLTDFVRYTYESENIYFNISMKLLEESPDTNFFTVYFRGTDDLEHKYWKYIDKEKFPWVTDEERQQFGNVINDYYAQVDKYIGKILEKADENTTVIVISDHGHKPVFNYFNDYAAQYGAHGNGPDAIFIASGKNISGGFTIHKPTLYDITPTILYLLGLPAGSDMDGRVLTEIIDRNSLSANPPASISSYDMGDISQAGIEKGNKEMMKDEGLMNKLKALGYIN; encoded by the coding sequence ATGAATAATTCCGTTAAAAATTATCGTATAGAGTTGAAAAATTTTGTAAAAAAACTTTTTTTACTTGGCTTTATTGACGGGATTGTGGTCCTTGTAGGGACTATACTAATTAATGATCTGATATCAAATGCGCTGGACGGACTTGTCCTTTCTTTTTATCTTATGATACCCTGTATGGTAGCTGTTGTAGCAGTGGGTTCAGTTATATTTACAGTCGCATATTTTATTGCATCACGCTTTAAGCACTCAATCATCAATGACGGAGTTCTTGACCGCTATACATTCATAATCTTCTTCTCTGTATTTATCTTTCAGTTTTTTATTAACAGGTTTGTTAGTACTTATATGTTTTATTACATCTATCCTTTTGTAGACAGCTATACAAAAATGGCAATGCTAATGTGGGGATCCGTACTAATAATGGTGGCTGGAGCTTTTCTCATTGGATGGCTAACAGCAAAGATTTATCTCTATTCTTATGACAGGGTTAGCCGGCTGAAAAAGCCTTTGTTTATTGCAGCAGTCATGCTCATTATATATGTGTCATCGTGGTTGTTTCCGGTAATTTATAACAAGTCGAAGCTTGTTATGAATCTTGCATCTAAACAGACAGTAAAAGCCGGGAACTATGCTGAAGGGAATAAGGTGTTCCTCATAGGAGTTGACGGAGCGACATGGGATATAATTGATCCGATGATAAAGCGAGGGGAGCTTAAAAACTTCAAACAACTTATTGACAACGGTGTAAGGGGAGATATGAAAACATTCATTCCCACTGAATCTCCGATACTCTGGACATCCATTGCGACAGGTAAAAAGCCGGAGAAGCATGGGATACAATCTTTTATACTTGTGTCTTTTGATGGAGTAAGTCAGCCGATACAGAATTTCCTGCAAAGGGGTATGTTTGATAGGCTTAAATTCATGGCGTTTACTGGGCTTTCATTTGAATTTCCTATTACCACTTATTACAGGAGAACTAATGCCATCTGGAATATATTGAGCAAATATGGAAAGAAAGTAATAGTTGTTAACTGGTTTCCTTCATATCCGGTTGAGCAGGTAAATGGTTCTATGGTTTCTGACAAATTGTTGAGAGCTATTAAGTACGAAAGAGGTCCTAATCCTTCTGAATATGCTAAGTATCTGGTTTATCCAAGCACTCTTTGCAAAGAAATAGATGCGAATATGAAAAATTATGATACTCCGAAATTTTATAAGAAAAAGAATCTTACAGACTTTGTCAGATATACTTATGAATCAGAAAATATTTATTTTAATATTTCAATGAAACTGCTTGAGGAATCTCCTGATACAAATTTTTTTACTGTATATTTCCGCGGAACGGATGATCTTGAGCATAAATACTGGAAGTATATTGATAAAGAAAAATTTCCGTGGGTTACTGATGAGGAAAGGCAACAATTCGGGAATGTAATTAATGATTATTATGCACAAGTTGATAAATACATTGGAAAGATATTGGAGAAGGCTGATGAGAATACGACGGTAATAGTTATATCAGATCACGGGCATAAGCCTGTCTTCAACTATTTTAATGATTATGCCGCTCAATATGGAGCACATGGTAATGGACCTGACGCTATATTTATCGCCTCTGGGAAAAACATCTCTGGAGGATTTACAATCCATAAGCCAACGTTATACGATATAACACCGACTATCCTTTATCTTCTTGGATTACCTGCGGGATCTGACATGGATGGAAGAGTATTGACTGAGATAATTGACAGAAATTCTTTGTCAGCAAATCCTCCGGCATCAATATCTTCTTATGATATGGGCGATATATCACAAGCTGGAATAGAAAAAGGAAATAAAGAGATGATGAAAGATGAAGGACTTATGAATAAATTGAAGGCACTCGGATATATAAATTAA
- a CDS encoding FAD-dependent oxidoreductase — MKEITVVIGAGLTGLSTAYHMESKYAASGNNYSRKCFVIEKEATAGGLCRSFYHKGFTFDTGGHFLHTEDNYVKSLVEKLLKGNSKLVKRNSKIFIKDRFIPYPFQGNLYYLPDEMKVECLSEYIKAYVSNNNDKAANGKNFREWMRSNFGDGIAKYFMEPFNRKLLKVSLEEISAEAMKRYIPVPDMNEIVSGALCKSRKAFGYNHEFYYPAKNGIQSFVNSFKAGLKNIITSAEVIKINSKKKNLKLNTGPEISYDNLVSTMPLSELVKCISDAPEIVKKAGNNLRCNSLLIVNVGFRGKPAGKMHWIYLPEEEYECYRIGFYSEVAGSMAPKGMTSAYVEFSVNRGKEKTDIKGLEKKAIECLKKMKFIKGKKDILSCQSVFVDYGYVIFDSNREQCVGTIKDYLNNNGIYSEGRYGGWEYSTMSDAIISGKKMAEKILMG, encoded by the coding sequence ATGAAAGAAATAACGGTAGTAATAGGAGCGGGATTAACAGGACTTAGCACTGCCTATCACATGGAGAGTAAATATGCTGCTTCCGGTAACAATTACTCTCGTAAATGTTTTGTAATAGAGAAAGAAGCAACAGCTGGAGGGCTATGCCGCAGTTTCTATCATAAAGGATTTACCTTTGATACAGGCGGCCATTTTCTGCACACAGAAGATAATTATGTAAAGAGCCTTGTAGAGAAACTGCTCAAAGGGAACAGTAAGCTTGTAAAAAGAAATTCAAAAATATTTATTAAAGACAGATTTATCCCTTATCCATTTCAGGGAAATCTTTATTACCTGCCTGATGAAATGAAAGTTGAATGCCTTTCAGAATATATCAAAGCTTATGTGTCAAATAACAACGACAAAGCTGCAAATGGCAAAAACTTTAGGGAATGGATGAGAAGCAATTTCGGAGATGGAATTGCAAAATATTTTATGGAGCCTTTTAACAGAAAGCTCCTGAAGGTCTCTCTTGAAGAAATAAGTGCAGAGGCGATGAAAAGATATATCCCTGTTCCTGATATGAATGAAATAGTTAGCGGAGCGCTCTGTAAAAGCAGAAAGGCATTCGGATATAACCATGAATTTTATTATCCTGCAAAAAACGGGATTCAGAGTTTTGTGAATTCATTTAAGGCAGGGTTAAAGAATATAATCACTTCTGCAGAAGTGATTAAAATAAATTCAAAGAAAAAAAATCTTAAATTAAATACCGGTCCTGAGATAAGTTATGATAACCTTGTATCAACTATGCCTCTCTCGGAGCTTGTTAAATGCATTTCTGATGCACCGGAGATTGTAAAAAAAGCAGGGAATAATCTCAGATGCAATTCTCTGCTCATTGTAAATGTCGGTTTCAGGGGGAAGCCTGCCGGCAAAATGCACTGGATATACCTGCCTGAGGAAGAATATGAATGTTACAGGATCGGTTTTTATTCAGAGGTTGCCGGCTCAATGGCTCCGAAGGGCATGACATCAGCTTATGTTGAATTCTCTGTCAATCGGGGAAAAGAGAAGACAGATATAAAAGGGCTGGAGAAAAAAGCCATTGAATGTCTGAAAAAAATGAAATTCATAAAAGGGAAGAAGGACATACTTAGCTGTCAAAGCGTATTTGTAGATTATGGGTATGTAATCTTTGATTCAAATAGAGAGCAGTGCGTTGGGACGATTAAAGACTACCTTAATAATAACGGCATATATTCTGAAGGCAGATATGGGGGCTGGGAATATTCAACAATGTCAGATGCCATAATCAGCGGAAAAAAAATGGCTGAAAAAATATTGATGGGATAA